The Ananas comosus cultivar F153 linkage group 6, ASM154086v1, whole genome shotgun sequence genome segment GTTAACATCTGGAGCAGGGCACTTGCAGCTACCACACTGAAGAGGGAGGACAAATTTAGGCGAAAGGGAGGAAAAGGACTACAACTCTACAAGCACAAGGGGGCTCAATGCATTCATTACTCAGATGAATTAGCTAataatgataattattatatgcaTTACCTGGCAGTCTCCGGCATGGCCATCCTCCAGTAGTAGGTCAGCGCCGCCGGTATGGCGCCTATCATGAGTATGAGCCTCCACGCGAGGTCGGCCGCCTCAGGCGTGCGTAGTGGACTGATGTCCTCAGGGTTTGTCGCCCGATTGAACGCGGCCATGACCGCCATCGTGACGGCGGAGCTGGCCAGGATCCCGAACCCCTGCATCGAGAACACGGCCGCGATGAACGACCCCCTCGTTCTCTTATTGGCGAATTCCGACATGATCGTGGCGGAGAGCGGGTAGTCCCCGCCGATGCCGATCCCGAGGAGGAAGCGGAAGAAGCAGAGGCTGCCGAGGACGCAGCCGCGGGTGCGGCATATGGAGAAGCCGCAGCCGAAGGAGCTGAAGACCATGAGGAGGAGGCAGAGGCCGTAGACGCGTCGGCGTCCGACCCGGTCGCCGAGCGCGCCAAAAACGAGCTGCCCAATCACGGTGCCGAGGAGGGCGATGGCGACGCTGGCGGAGACAACAACGGGAGGGGTCACGCCGGGGTCGCCGCCGATGGGCTCGTAGTAGATGCGGCCGATGAGCTTCATCACGGGGAGGATGCAGAAGAGGTCGTAGGAGTCGGTGAAGAGGCCCATCCCGGCGATGAGTATGGCCTTGAAATGGTAGAGCTGCGTGCGGGCGTGGTCCAGCGCCGTGAGCACCTTTAGAGACATTCTCTCGAACACTCGGTGAGCGCGATGAGTAGCTCCCAATTTTTGCCTCCGGGTGACGAAGCTAATGGAGCTGCGGCCGCAGAGCTATGATAGTTGGAATCGGATATAACTACCGTACATGCGATTGTGAGGGTGCGTTGACATGGCAGAATTGAATGAATGGGAAGCGAGGGTGAGCTTTCCTGGAATTAGTTAATTTTAGATTCCGGAGAAGATGCTTACTGAGATTTGGTCTCGGATTTGAGCGCATAGCGTTCTTTGTTCCAAGGCCGAGGTGAGGATCCAGTGGTTGGAGGGTGCTTCCAATATGGTGCAAGAGGGTTTATCGCGGGCCACGTGGAAGAAAGGAATGTGGCATGGATGAAGAACCACGTGAAAGGTGTTTGCCATTTTGGAGGCTGTGATGAGTTGTTGAATCAACCAACGGAAGACAAGTCAAAGTGATTAGATGACAGTATTGGTTTGCTATTGGGCAAAGACTTGGAGAAATGAGCCAAGGTCTTCCTCCTTTCTAGAGACTTGAAAATAAAGACtcgaaaaatattatatttttctcttaaaaacttaaattattaaaaaataatatatttataaattttaattaaataaaaaatttaaataatgctAAGAAACTTGcagaattaaatattaaaaaagctACTCTCTTAAggaaattcagaaaaaaattaaatattcaacACTCTTGTTTTAAGAGAAGTGTTGcatgtaaatattaaaaatactgtttttgatagtttaagtttttcgaaaaaaaataactgCTTCATATAACTCAATAGTTATCACAACGATCTATAGCGTAAGTGATAAAGAACCTAATAGTTGGTGTTTCAGATCTCAAGTTCAAAATCTAATcactttatatttctaattaaatttatttttaaaaaataagaataaagcaAGTATTATACCACCGTTCGCtaatagttgaaaattttagaaaaaaaaataattatttcatataattcaaCAGCTAATGTTGCCGCTCACTCCATATCATAGTTTGGGGTGCTTCATGCCAACACAATTATTCTAATTctttaaagttcaaaaatcataaaataaaaatattctgaaATCTTCTCAAATACTGAAAGTGTAACAATCTAGAGTGTCGATAGAAGGACAAAGACTAAGTAGAGAAGTATAATaataaagtagaaaaaaataagagagcATGAACTGGGATCTTAACTACATCCATGAGGAGTTTAGTCCTTGAGAGGAAGGAATTACAGTATCTACGAAGTGAGAGGACGGAGGGATTTGGAGACTCTAAGTCAACGGATCGGGCAACGCCAGATGCATCAAAGCCCAACTTGAGGCCCACAattctctttatttatttcttattaacATTTACAGCTTAGTTCATATTTATCTGTTATTTACATTTTAGTACTATGTATTGAGGGGTACAAAAAGCAAGTTGTAAACATTTTACAGTATTAACCAAATGAATTaatactttctctctcttctctcgtaAACCTCTACTCTCTCTTACCCCCTTCTctctatttcctttttttttttttttttttccttctctcctGCTCTATCTATCATTCTTATCGGCGACTAAGACTAAAAAAATTCTCTAGCAGCTGCAAATAGTCTGGAATATTATAAAAAGATAGTGACATaatctttacaaaaaaaataattcgaaTACTTTATCAAAggcaacaataaaaatatagaactaCGATTTAAAGTACCTACGAATTTTCCAAATACTCAAAAGAGTATTAAAGCAATTGGGGGCTACTGGGCGGATGCATGCCCACATTTTCCGAGATTTACTTCCGGGTCCTGCCTTGGGTAGGTGAGTGTAAGACTGGGATGTGGAGTGGTTATTGCGGCCTACAGACCGGACTTTCAACCTTTCTAGTCGcttaaaaaatctaaacttttattttatattagttatatataaGTGCAAATATTGCATCTCATTCAACCTACAAATTCacataaaattatttgagtttttagtgaaaaaaaattaaactagtgAAAGAATATAGACTATataatgtataaaatataaaatttatatctaatttGTAAGTATACTGATAGAATTACTTGTTATcaaaaatataaggaaaaatattagtacttttgttatttttgttagGACAGTCGAAGAGTATCATTGATTGTTGTGTCTTATCCTCTATTTTTTTCCTTGCTTTGTATGTAGTGCTTGTTGTACTGTAACAGAAGAATTTGTCTATGTTTTCTTGCGTTAGGACAAAATTAGTATTATCATCTAGTAACTTTGTAAGGAAAAGGTACCACATGATCCTAGTGATGTTATTTAAATAAGTGCGTGCGAGAATTAAGGTAGCGAACATGGTAATACTATAACAAATGTGGCGTGGATCAGTTCTTAAATGATATGTTCAATTATATTGAAGGCAATATCTTAACATTCACTGGTCCCATGGTCTAGTGGTCAGGACATTGGACTCTGAATCCAGTAACCCGAGTTCAAATCTCGGTGGGaccttctattattattattattttttgttattcaaGTTGGATCTGCATTGGATATTTGGATATCACCTTAATTATCTTTTTAGTGATTCAAACTACATCTTTACTCGGTTCCAAATCAAACTGAATAATTGATATCACCTTGTTTATTTGTAGTTATTCAAACTGTATCTTTGTTTTCGTTCCAATAATTAAGCCGAACCATTAACACCCACTGGGAAATGGATTGCATATCACCTTATCCATTTTTTTAGTTATTCAAACTGTATCTTTACTTTGGTTCCAATTCAAACTGAATCATTAGAACCCACTAGGAAATGGATTTTATGTCACCTCATTTATTTCTCAGTTATTCAAGCTGTAATGCTGTATCTTTTACTTTGGTTCCAATTTCAATTCCAACTGAATCATTAACGCCCGATAGGAGAGGTATTGGATATCTGCAAATGCGGTTCATGACCACTAACTGATTGTTTTCATGAAAGAGCTAACTAATCGTTCTATGGTTCAAATTACTGTGAGTTTTTGTTGCTTTACCTCTACACCCTTATTAGCAGCTACAAATCCTACCTCTCACAAAAACCTTTGATTAGAACCACTACATCAGTACTTAACAAAAGCGTTTTTCAGTTTAcaacttaaaaaaaactttttaattgaacttaaaaaaatttctaatgatAAAACAttcgtactttttttttctaatgatAAAAAAGTCGTATCATTTAAAATTATGTTGCATATTTTTTACTGAGTATTTACACGATCTTTCTTCCAATTTAACTAAGGATAGATTAGGAGTGAACACAAACATGATTTCCCATCGACCAGGGTTATTTTTCCCGGCCTTGCTTGacacacaataaaaaaaaaaaaaatatttatttggaaaatcaaatgaagtactatgaaaaggaaaaaccaaaagaaaaaaaaactctaaaggagagagggagaaagaatgGAAGagagttttctttttaatttggaGAATGTAGAGCCCAAATGGAACACGCAGCAGCATAGGTTTTGAAAGAGCAGGACGTGTAACGATGAGCACCGTCTATTTACCGGGCATGTAACTGTATCAGCCACCGGATTCCCTCACGCTGATACCTGACTATGCCCGGAACTTCCTCCCGTAAATCCAGATAAAATCAAAGtaaatagaggaaaaaaatgCATTAAGAAACCATTATTAAGGCGCAGAAAAAATTAACAgatgagattaaaaaaaaaataaaacaatgatGTAtcgaaaatattagaaaaaatagagaaatgagaaaggatGTGGGATCAAACACAAGAGCGGGATTCCCTAAGAGAAGGGGAAAATCCCACCCGGTCATATGATTCCATATGTTTCTTTAGCTGGCTATTTTCGCCTCTAAGGCGTACGGCTATATGCAGCACCGACGCCACCATTACcagcgaagagagagagagagagagagagagagagagagagagagactaggGTTTCATATTTGGGGCAGAGAGAGACGGCATAGGTAGTAGAACGACGCCTCCGCATCTTCCGCgtaaactagggtttcatcttggGGAGAAAGGACCATTGGAGGGCGCTTTTATAGGGAGAATTAAGAGGGTCGGGTTTGGACTTTGTATTTGTTAACTGGGTGGGCCGCAAATCTAAATGGGTAACCTATTATCAGGCCCGTAAAGCGTTTACCGCATAAGGATCTGATATGTGGACAAATCAAAGagatttaaattagaaaaaaataaaaagaaaaagaaaatcaatcgTTTGACCAAGAAAGATAGAGGCAAGTATGTACATCATGAAACAGAGCCTCCAACTTGATCAGGCAAATATGTACATTTTTAagtttttgatcattttgttttgaattactTTCGATAGCCAGATTGGAAATTGTATTACAATACTAGTGTTGAAGTTTACGATTTTGTACCTTTTTATAGCTAACAGAACAGCGGGTTCCATTTACagtcaattttaaaataatcattAGTTTGATTGACAGAAACGATCCAGATAAAAATAAGTTACAAACTGAGAAGGTATTAGACATAAAAAATGTGATGATTTGTAGTTGAGCAGTCGCTACGCATCTTTATCAAAAATTACAAGTCAGAAACTTTGATTCCCTCTCTCCAACTAATACCTGTTCGGACTTGGGAACGTCATTTCTTCGCCTTTGAAAACCGCAGGCATCGGTACTTCTCACCACCGACGGTTATCTCGAGAGCTCCATCCTGGTTGTCCTGGCTCAATGCGGTGCCCATAAGGAcactcttctccttctctaagTTCTCCCTCTCCATCTTTAGCCTTGCCTCTTGTCGCGCGATCTCAGCCTGCACAATGATAATTAGGTTGATATCTTCACAATTTTCAAAACGAGATATCTTCGCTGTTTACAACTACAGAGTACATATCTTTTTAGAGTTCATCCAATCCATACAGTTGAGTGGCCTAGAGATCCACTCGTGAGTCCCTGCTGTGTCTTagttttcaataataataaaggaaatGCCAAAACATGAACCATTGTGAAGCTGAGTGCCTCTATCAAACTTCAAAGTTGTGTTCAAGTCATTTACAAGTCCCCTGCCTCGCTGATGTGATTCTTCTCATCCTCTTTACATTCGTATGAACTCAATTCGAAATAGTTGTACTGCTAACAATCAACGATTTAGGGATAGTTGTACTGCTTGTTTCTCGTGTTTATGGGTGGCTGTCTTGGCAAGCAGGGTCAAATTTCTCAATCGAAGGATCGTGGCAGCATTAAAACATTGTGAGAACTCGTATCTTCAACGTCAACTGCATCTGCGCATCTATGATTCGCATGATACTCTTGGAAAGTTTCATCAGAATAAGGGTTTATAGGCTTAGCATCAAACATGTGTGATGACGCTTTTCCTATAGATATGTGATGACATTTTTCCTACTCTATTAGAAAGAGTTTATCACTCTGCAGTTTCCAAAGCCCTGATAGGCAGAGAGGCAAGTTTGTTTGATACATAACTTGCAATTGTCATGCTCTGACTATATAAGCTGATATtccactctttcttttttctaaaaaaaaatgctgtcTACAGACAACATACATTTTAGAACAACTCATAATGAGTATAGTCTTATAGAGGAAGAGATGTACTTTGACGAACTCGGACGACACCCAAACTTCTCACCAAAAGTATATAGCACCTCCTAAAGTCCTCTTGAATAATAACACCTAATTCAACCTCCATGTGTCATACGTTCAAAAGTTGAATTATTGGAATCTAAGGTCTTTCTCTTTTGCTGCCCATATACAGTACTCTCCTGCTTTGTCTACATTTTCTCATGCTCCTTACATATCTTAAAACCCTAACACGTGATTTTTCCTCTTCTATTACCCTATTATCCGTTAAAACACACGACAGAGAACCGAACGCAAATATAGTACGTTGGAGTTGGCCATTACCTTACGATACGAAATCAATGTAAATCGCAGGAGGAATCAAACAAAACCGTACGCAATCAAAATAAAAGGGCAACATTTCACTAGTAGGAAATTAACATAATATTGATTTGATGATAATAACGACACTTTCCCAgtaaaaaagaaggaaatttTCACCTCGCGACGGGAGAGCTCGGCCTTCCAAGCGGCCTCGCGCTCGGCGACCTCGCGCTCGCGCTCCTGGATGTAGCTCTGCATCTCGCGCTCCTTCATGATGCGGTCCTGGATGTCGGCGTCCAGCGCCTCCTGCAGCTCCTTCACGAACCTATCCACCACCGACTTTATCCGCAGCGACATCGCACCACATCAATTCACCCTcccctcttctccctcctccgctcAGATTCTGAGCGGTTTCTAATGGAGGAGATCTCCAGGGTTTTCCGGCGATCTTTTTCAGATTTGAGAGCTGAGACTTTTCGCTCCGATGGCCAACCTCTCGAGATCGGGTTTAACACCAACTCTCGCGAGAATCTATTCTTTTCCCCCTTCGACTCTTTTCGCCTCTAACAAAAGTTTTGGACGGGATTAAGTTTACCTGATTCGGGTGCAATTCGTATGTTGTTAGCCTTTTTTATAAATTCGATCTGGTCCAAAAATGGACGGATTAAGTCGGGTCAAGTGAAAATGAATAAGTTAGGCCCGTGACTTGAAACTAAGGAGCTGGAATATTACGAACCCCAACCAATCATAAAGTGCTTAGACCCAGCGGGCCGTATCAAGTAACTTCCTAATTTTGTTCATTCCTATTTTTTAGTATGATTTTGTGCGCAGAGACAATGGCCAGCATGATTGGCCCTACGTATTACGTAACGTTAGCTTAAACaggacttttgaatttttttaaacccGCCATAATAGAATCAAACTAGACCTTCAAGAAGGTCCAAAAGCCCTCTCATTAAATCCCTCAATAACTTCCTCTTTGAACTCGCTAATTTTGAATTTCAGCTAAGCCAAATAATAAGCTGCGACAAGGCCATGCCAAACGTACGTGGAGATGACCAACCAATCTTGCATTTAGATAGTCGTGTTACCCATGCCCGCAGCGTTAGAGAttttttcctctattttttttttttttcaatttatataaaGGGCATAGGTCAGCGCAGACTGGAGAAGTATAGAACTTGAGAAATACTAAACAGGAGTACAAACTGCTGCGGCAATCGCCCTGGCCTAAAAGATGAAAAACGGGAACTCATCAGGTGAGCAACTAAACTAGAACTACAATAAGATATCGGAGATCATAGGAgacaacaatatatatatatatatgagttctgAGTCTTCTGACAATTCTGCAGCGTAACACATTAGTTTGTTCAAATAAGCCAAGTTGGTTGTGGCTATAGAGCATGGAGTCTATTCCTTGAGATGGAGAATCCCGTATGGAACAGCAAAACAAAATGATTCGACGACAGCATAGAAGATTTCAAATTTATCGTCTTCTGACCATACTGAATCAGAAGCTTTATGAAGTATTCACGAGCTGTgctaattattttagttatcattATCCAAATGTTCACAAGGTTCGAGGTGCTGCTGATATACAAACAATCTCAGCACTCTCTCGTATATAGCTTCCCATTTCAGCTTGTTACGATGTGGCAACAAATCCTTTGTGTGCTATTGATTGATAGTAGAGGGAGTGTTGAATCTCACAATTCCGCCCTAGATTCTTCATCCTTGGCATGTTCGTTGTAAGAGGCCAAACCTCTGATGACGGACTCGTATATCTCTATACCTTTAATGTACTCATCTTTGTTCAAGAACTGCAAAAGAATGAAAAGGCTGCTTGTTAAACGCCAGCATTTATTCCctcaaaaagaagaaagaaaaaggcatCTATTAACTATCTTTGCTGCTTGGTGATTCGTAGTTTCATACATAAACTGATAAAATAAGAGCACATGAAAATATAATGGCATAAAATCTAACCCAAAAGTGTGGAACAGCTGAGttgaatttaatttccaaaGATCAGAATTAGTTGGTGGCCAGATAGACCAGATGGACGGTGAACTAGTGACGTCATCGCTGGCTCATGTATTACTAAATTTAGCTATTTTTATCCCTCTATATCACTAAGAGAAAATCTATAGAACTGGGGAAAAAACATACAGGAATAAGAAAGGTAATAAGCAATGGCATAATAAGAACAAAGAAGCAGACCTCATTATGGTCATGGAGCAATATAGGTGTGTTTGCCATTGGTGAAAAACCAAACGCCGGGATCCCACGTTCTCGGAAATAGCGAGCATCAGTTGAGGCAGGAAATATCTCCGGCTTACCAAGTTTGACATTGGCTTTTCTGATGGCTTCTTCCAACATCGTCCACCATGGGTTGGAGTTATCAGCAGGAGTGATGACAGGCTTTCCGAACATGTCATACACAGAAACTTTCTGCTTAAACTGTCCAAGAAAAAGAAGCATGTTCAGGATATAGAGTCAAACACAAAAACattttagatgaaaaaatgtTAACGTCATCATCTGAAAATTAGACGAATGAGCTTTGTAACGTACAGCAAAGAGTTTGCTGACATTTCCTTAGAATATGTTTATCCGCataccgaccgtttctagcgCAAGAGGCAAAGGGCTTGCTGGTTGGTATCtgaagtcccaagttcgaatcctagttaatttacatttctag includes the following:
- the LOC109711318 gene encoding uncharacterized protein LOC109711318, which produces MSLRIKSVVDRFVKELQEALDADIQDRIMKEREMQSYIQEREREVAEREAAWKAELSRREAEIARQEARLKMERENLEKEKSVLMGTALSQDNQDGALEITVGGEKYRCLRFSKAKK